The genomic DNA ATCGGTCGCGCATGTCGTGGTCACCGAGCTGCCGCCGGGCTTGCCGAGCGCACGGGCGAACACCGAGTAGGTCGTCGAGCCGTCGTTGTCTGCATCCGGATTCGGAAGCTGGAAGGCCGAGTCGCCGTCGGTGCAGTTGCCGTCGAGCACCGTGAAATCGCCTTCGGCCAGCCCGATTTTGCAGTTGCCCGACAGCGGCACGAAGATCGTATGACGCTGCGAGTCGGTAAGATCCGCGAGCTTCGGTTTGGAAGCGCCGATCAGATTGAGGTTGAAGTGCGAGCCGCTCGGCGCGCCGTTTCCAGCGTGAGCCGCACCTGACATCGCCAGCGCGAATGCGCCGGACGCAAGATACACGAATCCTGTCCCCACCTTTTTCATCCTTCTTTCTCCTGTCTTTGTTGTTGCTAAGCCGTGCAGTGTTTCCGCACGGGACTGTCCCCGAACCCGCGGCTACCCTGACGGGTCATTGCATGCGCCGCAACACCTGGCGTGAATGGGTGACAAAAAATTCGCTGGTGGGTGGGTGCAAATTCTCGTTGCCCATGACCATCAACGATGTTTCTCCCGATGACTCGCGTGAACGACAAAACCGCCGACGATTCCCGCGAGCAGGAATCTGAAGACTTAGAGCGTCATCGGTTCGACGAAGACGCGCCCGATCCGAACTCCGCGGACGCGCTCGATCCGAACAATCCGCTCGATCCGGACTCCGAAGTCGAAAGCCAGCCTCTTGATCCGGAAGAAGGACTCGCCGCAGCGGCGGTGCCGTCGCTTCTCGGGCGTGTCAGCGGCACCGGCCTCGCGACCGGACGGGAAATCTGGCGGCTCGCGATCCCGATCATGATGTCGCAGGTGCTGGTCACGGCGGTCGGCGTCATCGACATCGCGATGGTCGGCCGCCTCGGGCCGAAGCAGGTCGCAGCCGTCGGCTATGCGACGCAGCTGTACTTCATGTCGCAGTCCGCGCTGTTCGCGGTCGGCTTTGCGTGCGTCGCGCTGATGGCCCGTGCGATTGGCGCCGGCGACCGGGCGAGGGCCCGGGCTGCGCTGGCCGCTTCGCTGATCGTCGCGGTCGCGACGGCGTCGGTCGTGGCCATGGTCATGCTGTTCGCGCCGCGGCAGGTGCTCTCGCTGCTGAACGCGGCGCCCGACGTCGTCGAGCTCGCCGTGCCGTACATGCAGCTGCTGTTCGCATCGTCGATGCTGCTCGCGGTCTCGCTGACGCTGGAGCATGGCCTGCGCGCCAGCCGCGACACGCGCACGCCGATGCGCGTCTCGCTCGTCGTCACGCTCGTCAAGATCGCGCTCAATTTCGTGCTGATGTTCGGCGTGGCGGGCATCGGCGGGCTCGGCGTGGTCGGCGCCGGCGTGGCCACGCTCTTGTCGCAGATCGTCGCGATCGTGCTGTTCGGCATCGTCATTCGCCGCCAGGATCCGGAGGGGCCGATGGCGCTCCGGCGGGCGGACCTCGTTGCCAGCCGCGGCCTGCTGCGCGACGTGATCCGGGTCGCGATGCCGGGAGTCGGCGAGCGCGTAGTGCTCAACCTTGCGCTGCTCGGATACTTCGCGACGCTCAGCTCGTACGGCACCGTTGCAATTGCCGCCTACACGATCGGCGTGCGCGTCATGGCGTTCTCATGGATTCCAGGCACCGGCTTCGGCGCCGCAGCCGCGACGCTCGTCGGGCATGCGCTCGGTGCCGGCAAACCTGACGATGCCGAAAGCACCGGCTGGCTCGCCGCACGCATCGCGCTGTTCGCCGCGGTCGTGCTGGCCTCTGTCGGCGCGCTGGCGCGCGAGCCGCTCGCGCGCATGTTCACGAACGACGCGGCAACCATCGAAGCGCTCGGACCGTTCATGCTCGTGCTGGCCGCGGCGCAGCCGATGATGCAGGTGCATTTCACGCTCGGCGGCGCTTTCCGCGGAGCCGGCGACACGTGGACTCCGCTCGTCGGTGCCGCGCTCGGCAACTGGGGTTTTCGCGTGCCGCTGGCCGCGCTCGCGGCGTCCTGGCATCTGCCGCTGGTCTGGCTGTGGACGGTGCTGGTCTTCGACCACGTTGCGCGAATGGTCCTGCTCGCGTTCGAGTTTCGCCGCGGTGCGTGGAAACGCCGCGCGCTACGGGTTCGGCGCAGCGTGTGACGAGATCTCGCTGACGGCGGCCGAAAGTGCGTCGAGCTGGCTCGCGGCGACGCCCTGCGGGCCAAGGTTGTCGCCGAAGGCCCTTCGTACTTCGACGATGCTGAGCGGCCTGTCGATGGCGAGAACGATGCGCGCGATCTTTTCGGTGATTCGCGCGAGCGCCGGACGCAGCTCGGTATCGAGCGCATAGATCCGGCGGCTGCCGGGCTGCCGCGCGGGCTGATCGGCGTTCGCATCCACTGCAGCGGCGCCCGGTGGCGCGGCGCCGGGCGGCGCCTGTTGTGTACCGGCGACAGGCGCCGTCTTTTGGGAACCGGCGCCGGCCGCCTGTGCGGAACCGGCGTCGGACGCTCTTCCGGAAGACGCAGCGGTCGCGTGCCCGGACGCCGCATCCGGCGCGTTCGCGGAACCGGACGAACGGCGAAGAATCACGCCGGGGCGTCTCTTCGCATCCTCGTCGGCCAGGCCCTGCTGAACCGATTTGCCCATCGCGATCAGCACTTCGAACAACCGTTTCGTTGCCGGCTCGGGCGGCGCGGTGCGACCGTTTCGCGATGCTGCGTCGGCCACGGCGCGCGCGCCAGCATCGAGCACGGCGGCTTCCTGCGTCTTGTCCTCGATCGGCCGCCCGGCCTCGTGCTTGGCGTCATAGACCATCGGCATCAGCGACTGGCGCTCGACGATTGCACTCGACAACGCGGCGAGAGGCTCGGCCGTCGCGAGCTTCTCGTCCGACGTCGGCTCGGTGCTGCCTCCACCGAAGTAGCGGGCGCGAAGCTCGCCGAGCGTGCCGTCCTTCTCGCGGGCGAGAAGCCACAGGTCGAGCTCTTCGGCGAGAGCGCCGCGCGCGGCCGGCAGTAGATACGCCTTTCGGTCGTTGGTGAGCGGGCCGATGCGCACGACGCCCTTCAAGCCGGCGGTCCAGACTTTCTCCTCGAAACTGTCGGTGATGACGGCGTCGAACGCGCGGTCGAGCAGCGCCATGCGCACGGCGTCGTTGTCGGCGACGGCGACGATCTCGGCGCGACGGAATGCACGCCGGGCGACGCTTTCGAGATGGCCTCCGGCGTTGACGGCGACCCGGCGAGACGGGCGGTCGAGGTCGCTCGCGGTCGTGACTCCCGAGCCGTTCCATGTGATTGCGACAGCGTGCGTAGCCGCCACCGGCACGCTGTAGCGGCCGCTGATGGAACGCTCGGCGCGCATCGTCACGCCGCTCATGGCGACGTCGAACGTGCCGCGCGAGAGCTCGCCGCCGAGCTCGGGCCAGCGGAAACGCACGAGCTCGAGAGCGTAGCCCTTGTCGCGGGCAAACCGCCGCGCGACCTCGACATCGAAGCCGTCGAGCGAGCCGACGGATTCGGTCGGCGCGGATGCCTCGGTCGACACGAAGCTGAACGGCGCGTAGTCGCCGGACGTCGCGACTCGCAGCGTTCTGGCAGCGGGCGGATTTTCTGAGCGCGCGTCAGGCGCGGGCAGCAGGCAAGCAAGCGCGATGAGGACCGCAGCAAGCCGCCGCGCTCCGGCGGCAGCTCCCGCACGAACGCGTCGGTGACCTATTTCCACGCCACCAGGTAGACGACCCAGGCAGGATCGGCATCGCCGCGCGCACGCCGGCGATACACACCGTTGCCATCGCCGGTCTTCTTGTCGGTGGCTTCCCAGAATACGTCGGACGAGGAGAAGCCCGCTTCGGCGAGCAGCTCGCGAAGCTCGGGCAGGCTCCACAGGCGCCAGTCGTACGTGAACGCGTTTTTCAGCTCCGACCCATCCTTGAAGCGGAAGTGGATCGCATAGCGGCAATGATGCGAGACCGGGTCGAAGTCGATGTGGTCCCAGACGTACTTGAACTTCCCGTGCGATGTCTCTTCCTCGCGGTTGTCCTCCATCATCTCGGAGCCGCCGAGGACGTCGAGCACGAGCATGCCTTCGCTCGCCAGGCAGCGGCGTACGTGGCGGAAGTACGCTCGCAGGTCGTCGCGCGTCTCGAAGCAGAAGTACGAGAAATTCTGCGCGGCGACGATCTCGGCCTTCGAGTTGGTGGTGCGCACGTCGCCATGGACGAGGCGAAGCCGCGACGACTGGTCGTCGGTGAGCTTGCTGGCAAATCGCTTCGTGCCCCAGGCCAGCGGCTCTGCGTCGAGATCGACGCCTGTCGCGCGCCGTTCGGCGCCGCTGCGGACCCACTCGTAGCAGACCGCGGCCGTTCCGCAGAAATCCTCCCGGAGCGTGAGCGGCCTGCGCCCGTACTGGCTGCGAAACGCACGGTCGAAGAACGCGACTTCGATGTCGGGCGACTGCACCGAACGCACGTACAGGTCGTACTTGTCGGCGGCCGCGGCCATCGATGCGCGCGTTCCGTTCGAGCTTCGTGCGGAGGTCTTCTTAGGGGACTTGCTGCTGCGGGACATCGCGGCTCTGTAGCGGGAGCACGCGTCGAAGCATAGCGTCGGACGGCCGCTGCGGTGCACTCTGCACCCGGTCACGGCCGGTCGCTGACGGGGACAACGGCGTCAGCCGTTGCCGACTCGAGCTACGAACAGGCGAGAAGCCCAGCCGAGACTTCGCACGCCAGGTTCATCGTCGTCCCGCAATCCCCGGTGACGGCGTCGCCGATGAGGATCTGCATGTCGACGGAGTCACGGCCGTCGAGAAACGACAGGTCGGTATCCTTCAGGCGAAGGCGGATCTTCGCGAGCGACGCGGCCGGTTTGAAACGTACCACCATGGCTGCAATTCCGCCCGATGTCGCCGCGAGCGCGCTATCGGCGGGTGCGAACAGGAACGTCGTGCCGGCGTCCTTGCGGTCGACCCATCCCGAGGCTGCGGCGAAGCTCTCGTGAAGGAGCCCGCCGGCGCTGTCGAGGAAGCGCACCGCCGCACCGGTCTGGGTGGGGCGGCTTGCCAGTCCGGCGTCGACGTACGCGCTGAACACCAGCGCATCCTCGCCGCCGCCGCGAAGATGCGCCTTGAACCGCGGCGAATAGAGTGGGGCATAATCTGTAGAGTCGAGGCAGACGCCGGCCGAGCACTGCCCGTCGGCCGAGCACGCGTCGCCGTCGTCGCACGATGCGGAGTTGTTCGGATGCGTGCACGATCCGCTGCCGTTGCAGACGTCGTTGGTGCACGCATTGACGTCAGCCGCGCACAGCGAGCCGGCTGCGTCGAACTTGCAGTCGGCGCGGCAGCAGTCTCCGTTCGAGTTGTTGCCGTCGTCGCACTGTTCGCCCGAGTTGAGCGTGCCGTTGCCGCAGTTGGTCGGGATCGCGTCACCGATGCACGACGCGAGCTGCACGACAGGGTCGATGCTGGCCTGGCTGCACGCGGAAAACGCTTCGGTGAGCGAGCTGTAGACGACGGGCCACATCACCCAGCCGATCG from Candidatus Limnocylindrales bacterium includes the following:
- a CDS encoding MATE family efflux transporter, coding for MNDKTADDSREQESEDLERHRFDEDAPDPNSADALDPNNPLDPDSEVESQPLDPEEGLAAAAVPSLLGRVSGTGLATGREIWRLAIPIMMSQVLVTAVGVIDIAMVGRLGPKQVAAVGYATQLYFMSQSALFAVGFACVALMARAIGAGDRARARAALAASLIVAVATASVVAMVMLFAPRQVLSLLNAAPDVVELAVPYMQLLFASSMLLAVSLTLEHGLRASRDTRTPMRVSLVVTLVKIALNFVLMFGVAGIGGLGVVGAGVATLLSQIVAIVLFGIVIRRQDPEGPMALRRADLVASRGLLRDVIRVAMPGVGERVVLNLALLGYFATLSSYGTVAIAAYTIGVRVMAFSWIPGTGFGAAAATLVGHALGAGKPDDAESTGWLAARIALFAAVVLASVGALAREPLARMFTNDAATIEALGPFMLVLAAAQPMMQVHFTLGGAFRGAGDTWTPLVGAALGNWGFRVPLAALAASWHLPLVWLWTVLVFDHVARMVLLAFEFRRGAWKRRALRVRRSV
- a CDS encoding transporter substrate-binding domain-containing protein gives rise to the protein MEIGHRRVRAGAAAGARRLAAVLIALACLLPAPDARSENPPAARTLRVATSGDYAPFSFVSTEASAPTESVGSLDGFDVEVARRFARDKGYALELVRFRWPELGGELSRGTFDVAMSGVTMRAERSISGRYSVPVAATHAVAITWNGSGVTTASDLDRPSRRVAVNAGGHLESVARRAFRRAEIVAVADNDAVRMALLDRAFDAVITDSFEEKVWTAGLKGVVRIGPLTNDRKAYLLPAARGALAEELDLWLLAREKDGTLGELRARYFGGGSTEPTSDEKLATAEPLAALSSAIVERQSLMPMVYDAKHEAGRPIEDKTQEAAVLDAGARAVADAASRNGRTAPPEPATKRLFEVLIAMGKSVQQGLADEDAKRRPGVILRRSSGSANAPDAASGHATAASSGRASDAGSAQAAGAGSQKTAPVAGTQQAPPGAAPPGAAAVDANADQPARQPGSRRIYALDTELRPALARITEKIARIVLAIDRPLSIVEVRRAFGDNLGPQGVAASQLDALSAAVSEISSHAAPNP
- a CDS encoding class I SAM-dependent methyltransferase — encoded protein: MSRSSKSPKKTSARSSNGTRASMAAAADKYDLYVRSVQSPDIEVAFFDRAFRSQYGRRPLTLREDFCGTAAVCYEWVRSGAERRATGVDLDAEPLAWGTKRFASKLTDDQSSRLRLVHGDVRTTNSKAEIVAAQNFSYFCFETRDDLRAYFRHVRRCLASEGMLVLDVLGGSEMMEDNREEETSHGKFKYVWDHIDFDPVSHHCRYAIHFRFKDGSELKNAFTYDWRLWSLPELRELLAEAGFSSSDVFWEATDKKTGDGNGVYRRRARGDADPAWVVYLVAWK